One window of Robiginitalea biformata HTCC2501 genomic DNA carries:
- a CDS encoding head GIN domain-containing protein has product MATLARITIGIILALLASSCMLDMNWGAGKRGNGVVVEEARSVTGDFTAVSASEGLDVYVTQGDVYDIRVEADENVIDLIGTDIRDGKLKIHAIENIGRATKNVYVTLPEITALSASSGSDLETRGTIASRNIRLDASSGADLKAAVEADEVEADCSSGADIRVSGRTNLFYADASSGSDIKAGDLQAKICHANASSGADIRVYATESLTADASSGADIHYSGEASVQTKKSASGSVHKY; this is encoded by the coding sequence ATGGCAACACTAGCGCGAATTACAATCGGAATTATACTGGCCCTGCTGGCCTCTTCCTGCATGCTCGACATGAATTGGGGTGCCGGGAAAAGGGGCAACGGCGTTGTGGTCGAAGAAGCCCGCTCCGTTACGGGCGATTTTACTGCCGTATCGGCCTCCGAAGGCCTGGATGTATACGTCACTCAGGGTGACGTCTACGATATCCGGGTGGAGGCGGACGAGAACGTCATCGACCTTATCGGCACGGATATCCGGGACGGGAAGTTGAAAATACACGCTATAGAGAATATCGGGCGTGCTACCAAGAATGTTTATGTAACCCTGCCGGAAATAACGGCTCTGAGCGCCTCGAGCGGCAGCGACCTGGAAACCCGGGGTACGATAGCGTCCCGGAACATCCGCCTGGATGCCAGTAGCGGTGCCGACCTGAAAGCGGCAGTAGAGGCCGACGAGGTGGAAGCCGATTGCAGCAGCGGTGCGGATATCCGGGTCAGCGGCCGGACCAACTTGTTTTACGCAGATGCCAGCAGCGGTTCGGACATCAAGGCCGGGGACCTGCAGGCAAAAATATGCCATGCCAACGCGAGCAGCGGTGCGGATATCCGGGTATATGCCACCGAATCCCTTACAGCCGATGCCAGCAGCGGCGCGGATATCCACTACAGCGGCGAGGCCAGCGTCCAAACCAAAAAATCTGCCTCCGGCAGCGTTCACAAGTACTAA
- a CDS encoding dipeptide epimerase — translation MKLTLHAHQLELAHTFGISRERYDRQPTLIACLESGGKKGYGEATSNPYYGVTVEGLIKEIEKARSAVEAFPNTDPEAFYELLENLELTPFARCALDLACNDLHGKLLGKPLYAIWGTAARDLPVTNFTIGLDTPEKMVAKMQERPWPVYKIKLGTDRDVALVRELRQHTDAVFRVDANCAWTAGETLDNARALKELGVEFIEQPLPADDWEGMEQVAHGSVLPIIADESCIVESDVDRCGLHFNGINIKLTKCGGLTPARRMIRRGRELGLKIMVGCMTESTVGISAIAQLLPQLDYVDMDGALLLRSDIARGVVITDDAEVILPETGGSGVVLTADL, via the coding sequence GTGAAACTGACCCTGCATGCCCACCAACTTGAACTGGCCCATACCTTCGGAATATCCCGGGAGCGATACGACCGCCAGCCCACGCTTATCGCCTGCCTGGAATCCGGCGGAAAAAAGGGCTACGGGGAAGCAACCTCCAACCCCTATTACGGGGTAACCGTCGAGGGCCTGATAAAGGAAATTGAAAAGGCCCGCAGCGCGGTGGAAGCATTCCCCAATACCGACCCGGAGGCGTTTTACGAACTGCTCGAAAACCTGGAACTCACCCCATTTGCCCGCTGCGCCCTGGACCTGGCCTGTAATGACCTCCATGGGAAACTCCTGGGGAAACCCCTTTATGCAATCTGGGGGACCGCCGCCCGGGACTTGCCCGTTACAAACTTCACCATCGGCCTGGATACCCCTGAAAAAATGGTTGCCAAAATGCAGGAGCGACCCTGGCCCGTCTACAAAATCAAGCTCGGGACGGACCGGGATGTGGCACTGGTTCGGGAACTGAGGCAGCATACGGATGCCGTATTCCGGGTGGATGCCAATTGCGCCTGGACAGCCGGGGAAACCCTGGACAACGCGCGGGCCCTGAAAGAACTGGGCGTGGAATTCATCGAGCAGCCATTGCCCGCAGATGACTGGGAGGGGATGGAGCAGGTAGCCCATGGCAGCGTCCTCCCGATAATCGCAGATGAGAGCTGTATCGTGGAATCGGACGTGGATCGCTGCGGCCTCCACTTTAACGGCATCAACATCAAGCTGACCAAGTGCGGGGGATTGACCCCGGCGCGGAGGATGATTCGAAGGGGCCGTGAACTCGGGCTGAAGATCATGGTTGGCTGCATGACCGAATCCACTGTCGGGATATCCGCCATTGCCCAGCTGCTCCCCCAACTGGACTACGTGGACATGGACGGAGCGCTGTTGCTTCGCAGCGACATCGCCCGGGGTGTGGTGATCACCGACGATGCCGAGGTGATCCTGCCGGAAACAGGGGGTAGCGGCGTGGTGCTGACAGCCGACTTGTAA
- a CDS encoding aminotransferase class I/II-fold pyridoxal phosphate-dependent enzyme translates to MQNKPQHVAGIPGTEIRLEGATWGYFAGTSYLGLQTLPAFTDLVADATRRLGTHWGASREGPVAPAIYEEAEKQIARWTGSEAACSVSSGFLAGRLLADAFAGTAFQCVYHPACHAALMPAGAERARDLKHMVRQLDEARNNGEAQPVLFTDTIDFSRGPELVFRQLEGIDLSGVILVADDSHGFGVLGPDGAGACSDLASLDAAELIVCGSLGKALGITAGIILGRSERIRQLRRLPAFAGASPAPPAGLAALCTSLESGLIRAQRSKLLLNIRDFQGQLGHLPFLSGLDDFPVYLFAGSGLASFLASQQILVSHFRYSAESSGAPGRIVLTAAHTPVQLERLAKHLSQFPDTQ, encoded by the coding sequence ATGCAAAATAAACCACAGCACGTTGCAGGAATTCCGGGAACGGAAATCCGGTTAGAAGGCGCCACCTGGGGGTACTTCGCGGGCACCTCCTACCTGGGGTTGCAGACGCTGCCCGCCTTCACTGACCTGGTTGCCGATGCCACCCGCCGCCTGGGCACCCATTGGGGGGCTTCCAGGGAAGGGCCTGTTGCACCGGCCATCTACGAAGAAGCCGAAAAGCAAATCGCGCGCTGGACCGGGAGTGAAGCGGCCTGTAGTGTGTCGTCCGGCTTCCTGGCCGGCCGGCTCCTGGCCGATGCCTTCGCCGGTACGGCTTTCCAGTGCGTCTATCACCCCGCCTGCCACGCCGCCCTTATGCCTGCAGGCGCCGAAAGGGCGCGCGATTTGAAGCACATGGTCCGGCAACTGGACGAAGCCCGGAACAATGGCGAGGCCCAACCCGTTTTGTTCACCGACACCATCGATTTTTCCAGGGGTCCTGAACTGGTTTTCAGGCAGTTGGAAGGAATCGACCTGTCCGGGGTCATCCTGGTTGCCGACGACTCCCACGGATTTGGGGTCCTCGGGCCTGACGGGGCCGGGGCTTGCAGCGATCTTGCCAGCCTGGATGCAGCCGAATTGATTGTTTGCGGGTCCCTGGGCAAGGCACTGGGTATCACGGCCGGAATTATCCTGGGCCGCTCCGAACGCATTCGGCAGTTGCGGAGACTGCCTGCCTTTGCCGGGGCCAGCCCGGCTCCGCCTGCCGGGCTGGCGGCCTTGTGTACCTCCCTGGAATCCGGGCTAATCCGGGCGCAGCGAAGCAAGTTACTCCTGAATATCCGGGACTTCCAGGGCCAGCTGGGCCACCTGCCCTTTCTTTCCGGCCTGGACGATTTCCCCGTATACCTTTTTGCCGGTTCGGGCCTGGCTTCCTTCCTGGCATCCCAACAGATCCTTGTCTCGCATTTTCGCTATTCGGCAGAAAGCTCCGGAGCTCCCGGAAGGATTGTGCTTACTGCTGCCCACACCCCTGTCCAGCTTGAGAGGTTGGCAAAGCACCTCAGTCAATTTCCGGATACACAATAA
- the trxB gene encoding thioredoxin-disulfide reductase, whose amino-acid sequence MSESIERIKTLILGSGPAGYTAAIYAARADLKPVVYTGMEPGGQLTTTTEVENFPGYPDGVDGPTMMVQLQQQAERFGTDVRIGIATAVEFSDEPGGIHRVTIDDDKVVEAETVIISTGASAKYLNIPSEQRLRGGGVSACAVCDGFFYKGQDVAIVGGGDTAAEEASYLAKICNKVTMLVRKDHFRASKAMQNRVMSLENIDIRFNTEVDEVLGDQVVEGLRMVNNQTGEKEEVAITGLFIAIGHKPNTDIFKGQLDMDATGYIVTHGKSTRTNKPGVFASGDVQDKEYRQAVTAAGTGCMAALDAERYLSEVEAGEGEEVEQQ is encoded by the coding sequence ATGTCTGAAAGCATCGAACGCATCAAAACGCTGATACTGGGCAGCGGGCCCGCCGGGTATACCGCAGCCATTTACGCCGCGCGGGCAGACCTGAAGCCCGTGGTATATACGGGGATGGAGCCCGGGGGACAGCTTACCACCACCACGGAAGTAGAGAATTTCCCGGGCTACCCGGATGGGGTGGACGGGCCTACCATGATGGTGCAATTACAACAACAGGCTGAGCGATTCGGGACAGATGTGCGTATCGGCATAGCAACGGCCGTGGAATTCAGCGACGAACCCGGGGGAATCCACCGGGTAACCATCGACGACGACAAGGTTGTTGAAGCTGAAACGGTGATAATTTCTACCGGTGCATCGGCCAAATACCTGAATATCCCGAGTGAACAGCGCTTGCGGGGTGGCGGCGTCTCGGCCTGCGCCGTGTGTGACGGCTTCTTTTACAAAGGTCAGGATGTGGCAATTGTCGGGGGCGGGGATACCGCAGCTGAGGAGGCGTCCTATCTGGCCAAAATTTGCAACAAGGTCACCATGCTGGTCCGGAAAGACCATTTCCGGGCATCCAAGGCCATGCAAAACCGGGTGATGAGCCTGGAAAACATCGATATACGCTTCAATACGGAAGTTGACGAGGTACTCGGGGATCAGGTGGTGGAAGGCCTGCGCATGGTCAACAACCAGACAGGGGAAAAAGAAGAAGTTGCCATTACCGGGCTGTTTATAGCGATCGGGCACAAACCGAATACAGATATTTTCAAGGGACAGCTCGATATGGACGCTACCGGATACATCGTCACCCATGGCAAATCTACCCGGACCAACAAGCCGGGTGTCTTTGCCAGCGGGGATGTACAGGACAAAGAATACCGCCAGGCCGTAACTGCGGCCGGGACGGGGTGTATGGCTGCCCTGGATGCTGAGCGCTATCTCTCCGAGGTTGAAGCGGGCGAAGGGGAGGAAGTGGAACAGCAATAG
- a CDS encoding efflux RND transporter periplasmic adaptor subunit, translating to MKKSYLWIGLALAAGLLLGYFIFSGPGDAMNATGEHNHTQADADQMWTCSMHPQILQPEPGSCPICGMDLIPADSGADGLAPGQLRLTENALALADVQTIRLGDTESGNRVLTLSGTIEANEKKIATQSAYFDGRIETLSINYEGEPVRKGQRLATLYAPDLVAAQQELLTAARLKETQPQLYQAVRKKLELWKLSGERIRQIEESGEVQEYFPVFSDVSGTVSQIDVAAGDYVRKGEPLFRIADLGTVWVEFDAYENQLAALKTGQELTIRAGALEGREFRAPIQFISPILNSTTRTAVVRATIDNSGGELKPGMFVRAELEVSGEAAGEGLVVPQSAVLWTGERSIVYVKPDASRPVFEMREVHLGTALPGGYRVLDGLLPGEVVVVNGTFTLDAAAQLQGKKSMMNPESEPMGKMHDHGDMGSEDGMAANVSSGTGQPGPKLPQADQAVFREVLSAYLELKDALVASDNDKAARAAAHAAGLLKSAGEGLSGLRGDFRELGAATDVDGKRERFIGLSERMVALASGVSDLPGTLFVQFCPMADENRGAYWLSKQESIRNPYFGDAMLTCGEVRDTL from the coding sequence ATGAAAAAGTCATATTTATGGATTGGATTGGCCCTTGCGGCAGGACTCCTGCTCGGGTATTTTATATTCTCCGGACCGGGCGACGCGATGAATGCAACCGGGGAGCACAACCATACCCAGGCCGATGCGGACCAAATGTGGACCTGCTCCATGCACCCGCAAATCCTGCAGCCGGAACCCGGGAGTTGCCCCATTTGCGGTATGGACCTGATTCCGGCCGACTCCGGAGCAGATGGCCTGGCTCCCGGACAGCTTAGGTTGACCGAAAATGCCCTGGCCCTTGCCGATGTACAGACGATCCGCCTGGGCGACACCGAATCCGGAAACCGGGTCCTGACGCTGTCGGGTACCATTGAGGCCAACGAAAAGAAAATCGCAACGCAATCGGCTTATTTCGACGGCCGGATCGAAACGCTTTCCATCAACTACGAAGGCGAACCGGTTCGCAAGGGGCAGCGCCTGGCCACCCTGTATGCCCCGGACCTGGTCGCGGCCCAACAGGAACTCCTCACCGCCGCCCGCCTGAAGGAGACCCAGCCCCAATTATACCAGGCCGTACGCAAAAAACTGGAGCTCTGGAAGCTCTCCGGGGAGCGTATCCGGCAAATTGAGGAATCCGGGGAGGTACAGGAGTATTTTCCGGTATTTTCGGATGTCTCGGGAACAGTTTCTCAAATTGACGTTGCAGCCGGGGACTACGTTCGGAAAGGGGAGCCCCTGTTCCGGATTGCCGACCTGGGGACGGTATGGGTGGAGTTTGACGCCTACGAGAACCAGCTCGCCGCTCTGAAAACCGGCCAGGAGCTGACTATCCGTGCCGGGGCCCTTGAAGGGCGCGAATTCCGGGCCCCGATCCAATTCATCAGCCCAATCCTCAACAGTACCACCCGTACGGCTGTGGTGCGCGCTACGATCGACAACTCCGGGGGTGAGCTGAAACCCGGAATGTTTGTCCGGGCGGAACTGGAAGTCTCGGGCGAAGCCGCCGGGGAAGGCCTGGTGGTCCCGCAATCTGCGGTTCTCTGGACCGGGGAACGGTCCATTGTCTACGTAAAACCGGATGCCTCCCGACCCGTTTTCGAAATGCGGGAAGTGCACCTTGGGACCGCCCTCCCGGGGGGATACCGGGTCCTTGACGGCCTGCTACCCGGCGAGGTAGTAGTGGTTAACGGGACTTTCACCCTGGATGCCGCGGCGCAACTACAGGGTAAGAAATCCATGATGAACCCGGAAAGCGAGCCGATGGGTAAAATGCATGACCACGGGGATATGGGGTCCGAGGATGGTATGGCGGCCAATGTGAGTTCCGGCACCGGCCAACCCGGTCCGAAACTGCCGCAGGCAGACCAGGCCGTGTTCCGGGAGGTGCTTTCCGCTTATCTGGAGCTCAAAGACGCCCTGGTTGCCTCGGATAACGATAAGGCGGCACGGGCCGCGGCCCATGCAGCCGGCTTGTTGAAAAGTGCTGGCGAAGGCCTTTCGGGCCTCCGGGGCGATTTCCGGGAGCTGGGTGCCGCAACGGATGTGGACGGCAAGCGGGAGCGGTTTATCGGGTTGTCTGAACGGATGGTGGCCCTGGCCAGCGGGGTGTCCGACCTGCCCGGCACGTTATTTGTCCAGTTCTGCCCGATGGCCGACGAGAACCGGGGGGCTTACTGGCTCAGTAAACAGGAATCGATCCGAAACCCGTACTTTGGAGACGCAATGCTCACCTGCGGGGAGGTGCGCGATACGCTGTAA
- a CDS encoding membrane protein, whose protein sequence is MVNRKTARKFRLAHRYLGILLGVQFLMWTISGMYFSWTDLDEIHGDHFRNMEPKQTAFTGLLASDQLGIGEPIATLRLLDIGGEPFYWVNNQSLYHARTGEAKPGISREEALLVAEREMLPGLEVAGVRRIDSVGPHHEYRGRPLPAYEVAYRSPENLKAYVAVANGAFQTVRHRNWRWFDFLWMTHTMDYQTRDNFNTTLLRAFSLFGLITVLSGFTLWFISSPTVRRIQRNLIKKKRTS, encoded by the coding sequence ATGGTTAACAGAAAAACAGCGAGAAAATTCAGGCTGGCCCACCGGTACCTCGGGATCCTGCTGGGGGTACAATTCCTGATGTGGACTATCAGCGGCATGTACTTTTCCTGGACGGACCTGGACGAGATCCACGGGGACCACTTCAGGAATATGGAACCGAAACAAACGGCCTTCACGGGGTTGCTCGCTTCCGACCAGCTGGGCATCGGGGAACCCATTGCAACCCTCCGGCTGCTGGATATCGGGGGTGAGCCCTTTTACTGGGTCAATAATCAATCCCTGTACCATGCCCGGACCGGGGAGGCAAAGCCCGGGATATCCCGGGAGGAAGCACTCCTGGTTGCCGAACGGGAGATGCTTCCCGGCCTGGAGGTGGCGGGGGTCCGCCGCATCGACAGCGTGGGCCCCCACCACGAGTACAGGGGGCGCCCGCTACCGGCCTATGAGGTTGCCTACCGGTCTCCGGAAAACCTGAAGGCGTATGTGGCCGTTGCCAACGGGGCCTTCCAGACCGTTCGCCACCGAAACTGGCGCTGGTTCGATTTTCTCTGGATGACCCATACGATGGACTACCAGACCCGGGATAATTTTAATACGACCCTGCTGCGGGCTTTTTCCCTTTTCGGCCTGATCACGGTACTCAGTGGGTTTACGCTCTGGTTTATCAGTTCGCCAACCGTGCGGCGGATCCAGCGCAACTTAATCAAGAAAAAACGCACATCATGA
- a CDS encoding heavy metal translocating P-type ATPase, protein MKHTYHIHGMSCTGCQNHVREALESVAGVRGVTVDLDAGVAEVEMDSHIDIGEFREALAGSRYSIHLPGEKPGTAGREASTGTGSNRDSGNGTYYCPMQCEGDKTYDAPGDCPVCGMDLVEQPGSASRQASGYTCPMHPEIRQDTPGSCPICGMELVPVEPEASAEEKVYQRLLRKFWVALGFTLPIFLIAMSEMVPGNPIYNWMDRKYWNWLQMVLSIPVVFYATWMFFTRAYRSVRYWNLNMFTLIGIGAGIAWLFSVFGLLFPGFFPEQFKTDSGEVHVYFEAATVILTLVLLGQVLEARAHRKTNSAVRELLKLAPGKAVRVRDGKEEEIPVEEIEIGDILRVKPGEKIPVDGTLTKGETTVDESMITGEPIPVDKSAGDSLRSGTLNGNRSFLMEAEKIGSDTLLSQIIRLVNEASRSRAPIQNVADRVSAYFVPAVVVIAVITFVVWAIWGPEPAYVYGLVNGIAVLIIACPCALGLATPMSVMVGVGKGAQNGVLIREAAALETLARVDTLIVDKTGTLTEGRPSVEGVEGVPDGVPGEKVLELVASLNQQSEHPLARAMVAHAEQKGVPIQEPEQFESVTGKGVTGMVGKQSLALGNASLMEERGAGIPAVLEEKAREYQDQGKTVSFLSADGEVIGLVALGDRIKDETRTALDQLRQGGMAVHMLTGDNERTARAVAAELGIAEFRAGMLPEDKLSEVERLKRDGKVVAMAGDGINDAPALAKADVGIAMGTGTDVAIESAGVTLVDGDLSGIVKARKLSKKVMRNIRENLFFALVYNTIGVPVAAGVLFPFFGILLSPMIAAAAMSFSSVSVIANALRLRAARIN, encoded by the coding sequence ATGAAACACACGTATCACATACACGGGATGAGTTGCACCGGATGCCAGAACCACGTCCGGGAAGCCCTGGAGTCGGTAGCCGGCGTCCGCGGGGTTACCGTAGACCTGGATGCCGGAGTTGCGGAGGTCGAGATGGATTCGCATATCGACATCGGGGAATTCCGGGAGGCCCTGGCCGGAAGCAGGTACAGCATCCACCTGCCCGGGGAAAAACCGGGCACCGCAGGACGGGAGGCTTCAACCGGTACCGGCAGCAACCGGGATTCGGGGAATGGCACCTATTACTGCCCGATGCAATGCGAGGGGGATAAGACCTACGATGCCCCGGGGGATTGTCCGGTTTGCGGTATGGACCTTGTGGAGCAACCCGGTTCGGCAAGCCGGCAGGCTAGCGGATATACCTGTCCGATGCATCCGGAAATCCGTCAGGATACGCCGGGGAGTTGTCCGATTTGCGGCATGGAACTCGTTCCCGTGGAACCTGAGGCCAGTGCGGAGGAAAAGGTGTATCAGCGGTTGTTGCGGAAATTTTGGGTGGCACTGGGTTTCACCCTGCCGATATTCCTGATCGCCATGTCGGAGATGGTGCCCGGAAACCCAATCTATAACTGGATGGACCGGAAATACTGGAATTGGTTGCAGATGGTCCTCTCAATCCCCGTGGTTTTCTACGCTACCTGGATGTTCTTTACCCGGGCGTACCGGTCGGTCCGATACTGGAACCTGAATATGTTTACCCTGATTGGTATCGGGGCGGGGATCGCCTGGCTATTCAGCGTTTTCGGGTTGCTTTTTCCCGGGTTCTTCCCGGAGCAGTTCAAGACGGATTCCGGAGAGGTCCATGTATATTTTGAGGCTGCCACCGTCATCCTGACCCTGGTACTCCTCGGTCAGGTGCTCGAAGCACGCGCCCACCGCAAAACGAATTCCGCCGTCAGGGAGCTATTAAAGCTCGCCCCCGGGAAAGCCGTACGTGTTCGGGATGGAAAAGAAGAAGAAATCCCGGTAGAGGAAATCGAAATAGGGGATATCCTGAGGGTAAAACCCGGGGAGAAGATTCCGGTAGATGGCACGCTCACTAAAGGGGAAACCACCGTGGACGAGTCCATGATCACCGGGGAACCCATCCCGGTGGATAAATCCGCAGGCGATTCCTTGCGAAGCGGTACTTTGAACGGAAACCGATCCTTCCTGATGGAGGCCGAAAAAATAGGTTCCGATACGCTCCTGTCCCAGATCATCCGCCTGGTCAATGAGGCCAGTCGCAGCCGCGCCCCCATCCAGAACGTGGCAGACCGGGTTTCGGCATATTTTGTCCCGGCCGTGGTGGTGATCGCCGTCATTACCTTTGTGGTCTGGGCAATTTGGGGCCCGGAGCCAGCCTATGTGTATGGGCTTGTCAATGGCATAGCGGTCCTGATCATAGCCTGCCCTTGTGCCCTTGGCCTGGCTACCCCGATGTCTGTAATGGTCGGGGTCGGAAAAGGGGCCCAGAACGGGGTATTGATCCGTGAGGCAGCCGCCCTGGAAACCCTTGCCAGGGTGGATACGCTGATTGTGGACAAGACCGGGACGTTAACCGAGGGCCGGCCTTCCGTTGAGGGGGTGGAAGGGGTCCCGGACGGGGTTCCCGGGGAGAAAGTATTGGAATTGGTCGCATCCCTGAACCAGCAAAGCGAACACCCCCTGGCCCGCGCCATGGTAGCACACGCGGAGCAAAAAGGCGTTCCGATCCAGGAGCCGGAGCAATTCGAGTCGGTTACCGGGAAAGGGGTCACCGGCATGGTCGGCAAGCAGTCCCTCGCCCTGGGCAATGCCAGCCTGATGGAGGAGCGGGGAGCCGGGATTCCCGCCGTCCTCGAGGAGAAGGCCCGGGAATACCAGGACCAGGGCAAAACCGTATCCTTCCTCTCTGCAGATGGGGAGGTCATCGGCCTCGTGGCCCTGGGCGACCGGATTAAGGATGAAACCCGTACAGCCCTCGACCAGCTCCGCCAGGGGGGGATGGCCGTGCATATGCTCACTGGGGACAACGAGCGGACAGCGCGGGCTGTAGCGGCTGAACTGGGTATTGCGGAATTCCGCGCCGGCATGCTCCCCGAAGACAAACTATCCGAAGTGGAGCGACTCAAGCGGGATGGAAAAGTAGTGGCCATGGCCGGGGATGGGATCAACGATGCCCCGGCCCTGGCAAAAGCCGATGTGGGCATCGCCATGGGCACAGGCACGGACGTGGCAATTGAAAGCGCCGGGGTCACCCTGGTGGATGGAGACCTGAGCGGCATTGTTAAAGCCCGGAAGCTCAGTAAAAAAGTCATGCGGAATATCCGGGAGAACCTATTTTTTGCCCTGGTGTACAACACGATAGGCGTCCCGGTGGCGGCCGGTGTCCTGTTTCCGTTTTTCGGCATCCTCTTATCCCCGATGATAGCCGCTGCCGCCATGAGTTTCAGCTCGGTTTCGGTAATTGCAAATGCATTGCGGCTTCGGGCTGCGCGTATAAATTGA
- a CDS encoding helix-turn-helix domain-containing protein, producing the protein MKIRVKNMVCDRCKSVLADTLEKAGIPLISIRLGELEFPPGYEADFDRIDRILETHGFQRIGEAGAVLVEEVKALLVTALHETLVPLGSLSSFIASRTGRDYSMISKVFSRREGITVEKYWIRLRIEKVKELIQMGQMDFTQIAYALDYSSSSHLARQFKSVTGMSMGSYRKLLDPPRSEWDKIV; encoded by the coding sequence GTGAAGATCCGGGTTAAGAACATGGTATGCGACCGGTGTAAATCGGTGCTGGCAGATACGCTGGAAAAAGCGGGCATCCCCTTGATTTCCATTCGGTTGGGGGAACTTGAATTTCCCCCCGGCTACGAGGCCGATTTTGATCGCATCGACCGGATACTGGAAACGCACGGGTTCCAACGGATCGGGGAGGCCGGGGCGGTATTGGTGGAAGAGGTTAAAGCCTTGCTCGTAACGGCTCTGCATGAAACCCTGGTGCCGCTTGGGTCGCTGTCTTCCTTTATCGCTTCCCGCACGGGGCGGGACTATTCTATGATAAGTAAGGTTTTCAGCCGTCGTGAGGGAATCACTGTCGAAAAGTACTGGATTCGCCTCAGGATTGAGAAAGTCAAGGAACTGATTCAGATGGGGCAGATGGATTTTACGCAGATTGCCTATGCACTGGATTATTCGAGCAGCAGCCATCTGGCTCGCCAGTTCAAGTCGGTTACGGGCATGTCCATGGGGTCCTACAGGAAGTTGTTGGATCCGCCCCGGAGTGAATGGGACAAAATTGTATAA
- a CDS encoding DUF3347 domain-containing protein, with amino-acid sequence MKRNPFKRLEKTLMPLAVISLMLSCKGEKEANPSPETTGSGTAKTEVKETARIAFEEDATQQVFASYLKLKDALVAGNPDAAKAAAADMGRVPGFENEIVTAEIEAFLSADGIDGQRASFLKLNEKLEPILRDHISEGAVYKQFCPMAFNDEGGFWFSDKEEIRNPYFGDRMLKCGKVEDKLVAL; translated from the coding sequence ATGAAAAGGAACCCATTTAAACGATTGGAGAAAACCCTGATGCCGCTGGCAGTCATCTCTTTAATGTTATCCTGTAAAGGTGAAAAAGAGGCGAATCCTTCCCCGGAAACAACAGGGTCCGGAACCGCAAAAACTGAGGTAAAGGAAACAGCCCGTATCGCGTTTGAGGAAGACGCTACCCAGCAGGTATTTGCCTCCTACCTGAAGTTAAAGGATGCTTTGGTAGCCGGCAACCCGGATGCGGCCAAAGCCGCTGCTGCGGACATGGGCCGGGTACCCGGGTTTGAGAACGAGATCGTCACCGCCGAAATTGAAGCCTTTTTGTCTGCCGATGGAATTGACGGGCAACGGGCCAGCTTTTTAAAGCTTAATGAGAAGCTGGAACCCATTCTGCGGGACCATATCAGCGAGGGTGCGGTCTATAAACAATTCTGCCCGATGGCCTTCAACGACGAGGGAGGCTTTTGGTTTTCCGACAAAGAGGAAATCCGCAATCCCTATTTTGGTGACAGGATGCTCAAATGCGGGAAGGTGGAGGACAAACTGGTTGCCCTGTAG